Proteins encoded within one genomic window of Macrotis lagotis isolate mMagLag1 chromosome 3, bilby.v1.9.chrom.fasta, whole genome shotgun sequence:
- the LOC141516480 gene encoding olfactory receptor 5P80-like has product MSGNNCTAVTEFILLGLTDDPTLNVILFVIFLCFYTVTLVGNLSIITLIRNSSQLHTPMYLFLSHLAFVDIGYSSSVTPVMLKNFLVEKSIVPLGGCVAQLFSAVIFGTAECFLLAVMAYDRYMAICNPLLYSTNMPPKVCTQLIVASYLGGCVNAWSFTACLLNLSFCGANKINHFFCDYSPLLKLSNYQNKLPEILPSISAGSIIVITVLIIIISYAYILFSVLKINSAKGRSKAFSTCTSHLTAVTLFYSTITFIYVMPKSIYSTDENKVVSVFYMVIIPLLNPLIYSLRNNEVKGALRKLMNRKYSFS; this is encoded by the coding sequence ATGTCTGGCAATAACTGCACTGCGGTTACTGAATTCATTCTTTTGGGATTAACAGATGATCCAACTCTTAATGTCATCCTATTTGTGATATTTCTATGTTTCTATACTGTCACCTTAGTTGGTAACCTTAGCATAATCACATTGATCAGAAATAGCTCCCAACTTCACACTCCAATGTACCTTTTCCTCAGCCATTTGGCATTTGTGGATATTGGATATTCCTCATCTGTTACACCTGTTATGCTCAAGAATTTCCTTGTGGAAAAAAGCATAGTACCTCTAGGAGGCTGTGTGGCTCAACTGTTCTCTGCAGTCATCTTTGGGACAGCTGAGTGCTTCTTGCTGGCTGTGATGGCCTATGATAGGTATATGGCCATCTGTAACCCCCTACTCTATTCCACCAACATGCCTCCTAAGGTCTGCACTCAATTAATTGTTGCTTCCTACCTGGGTGGTTGTGTAAATGCTTGGAGCTTCACTGCTTGCTTATTGAACCTATCCTTCTGTGGAGCCAATAAGATTAATCACTTTTTCTGTGATTATTCTCCACTTTTGAAACTTTCTAACTACCAAAATAAGCTTCCTGAAATTCTTCCTTCTATCTCAGCGGGGTCAATAATTGTGATCACAGTGCTAATTATCATAATCTCATATGCATATATCCTTTTTTCTGTCCTGAAGATAAACTCTGCTAAAGGAAGATCCAAAGCTTTCTCAACTTGCACCTCCCATCTCACAGCAGTCACTCTTTTCTATAGcaccattacattcatatatgtgATGCCCAAGTCCATTTACTCAACAGATGAGAATAAAGTGGTGTCTGTTTTCTACATGGTAATCATCCCTCTGTTGAATCCTCTGATCTACAGTCTAAGGAACAATGAAGTAAAAGGAGCCCTGAGAAAACTGATGAATaggaaatattctttttcataa
- the LOC141516479 gene encoding olfactory receptor 5P80-like has protein sequence MSGYNCTSVTEFILLGLTDDPTLNVILFLIFLCFYAITLINNLSIITLIRKSSQLHTPMYLFLSHLAFVDIGYSSSVTPVMLKNFLVEKTIIPLGGCVTQLFFAVFFGTAECFLLAVMAYDRYVAICNPLLYSTNMTPRVCALLLIASYLGGCVNAWNWSACLLNLSFCGANKINHFFCDYAPLFKLSSYHADFVEILPSASAGSIIAITVLIIIISYIYILFSVLKISSTEGRSKAFSTCTSHLTAVTLFYGTITFIYVLPKSSYSTDENKVVSIFYMVIIPLLNPLIYSLRNNEIKVALRKLMSKKHIFS, from the coding sequence ATGTCTGGCTATAACTGCACTTCTGTGACTGAATTCATTCTTTTGGGATTAACAGACGATCCAACCCTTAATGTCATCCTATTTCTGATATTTCTGTGTTTCTATGCTATTACCTTAATTAATAACCTTAGCATAATCACATTGATCAGAAAAAGCTCCCAACTTCACACTCCAATGTACCTTTTCCTCAGTCATTTGGCATTTGTGGATATTGGATATTCCTCATCTGTCACACCTGTTATGCTAAAGAACTTTCTTGTGGAGAAAACTATAATCCCTCTTGGAGGCTGTGTGACCCAGTTGTTCTTTGCAGTCTTCTTTGGTACTGCTGAGTGTTTCCTGCTGGCTGTGATGGCCTATGATCGGTATGTGGCAATTTGTAATCCCCTACTCTATTCCACCAACATGACTCCTAGGGTCTGTGCATTGTTACTCATTGCATCCTACCTGGGTGGTTGTGTAAATGCTTGGAACTGGTCTGCTTGCTTATTGAATCTGTCCTTCTGTGGAGCCAATAAAATCAATCACTTTTTTTGTGATTATGCAccactttttaaactttctagCTATCATGCTGATTTTGTTGAAATTCTTCCTTCTGCCTCTGCTGGGTCAATAATTGCAATCACAGTGCtaattatcatcatttcttatatctaCATCCTCTTCTCTGTCCTGAAGATAAGTTCCACTGAGGGAAGATCCAAAGCTTTCTCAACTTGCACCTCCCATCTCACTGCAGTCACTCTCTTCTATGGTACCATTACTTTCATTTATGTGTTGCCCAAGTCCAGTTACTCAACCGATGAAAATAAAGTCGTTTCTATTTTTTATATGGTAATCATTCCCCTATTGAACCCTCTGATATATAGTTTACggaacaatgaaataaaagtggCTCTTAGAAAACTGATGagtaaaaaacatattttttcatga